A genomic segment from Prochlorothrix hollandica PCC 9006 = CALU 1027 encodes:
- a CDS encoding response regulator yields MKSVLVVDDSRTELKLMEAILHQIGFRVATVDNAEAALSFLETEIPDLLVLDVVMPDMSGFDLCRQLRAKPTTEKLPIIFCSSKDQEFDRFWALRQGGNAYLTKPFAPHELIETVNTCLP; encoded by the coding sequence ATGAAAAGCGTTTTAGTGGTTGACGACTCTCGCACTGAACTCAAACTTATGGAGGCCATTCTCCACCAGATCGGTTTTCGGGTTGCGACCGTTGACAACGCAGAAGCTGCCCTATCCTTCCTAGAAACAGAAATTCCTGACCTCTTGGTCTTGGATGTGGTGATGCCGGATATGAGTGGCTTTGATCTCTGTCGGCAACTGCGGGCCAAACCCACCACAGAAAAGTTACCGATTATTTTCTGTTCCTCTAAGGATCAAGAGTTCGATCGCTTTTGGGCCTTGCGTCAAGGGGGCAATGCTTACCTGACCAAGCCCTTTGCGCCCCATGAGTTAATCGAAACTGTAAACACATGTCTGCCTTAG
- a CDS encoding response regulator, with protein MGSINAPVKVLQNIIRKGISGRLILGNTQGDRSFWQLHIGKGQLHYATSTEGNIERLRYGLQRHYPALVSQIPDHLEGNEYDWLKDRWQRGQLPLASLRTILQGLSQEAMAHLLSLRQASLQFDRQIGLSSILIYQDFREVIVPIADRVRHWQQLQPHFASALQRTYLSQDHALTLDHLQHVQSLCPIPGDVNLPELLGQNRCLYDIATTLRCDTLSLARALRPLVVDGVVALYPYGWEEHLSRPKVACIDDSSTVQRNVKLVLESAGCRVISVTQPLAALSSLGRDAPDLILLDINMPDLDGYTLCRMLRQCTALKETPIVMLTGRDALIDKVKARLLGASDYITKPFTPSDLTQLITKYITVENTP; from the coding sequence ATGGGATCCATTAATGCGCCGGTTAAGGTTCTTCAGAATATCATTCGTAAGGGGATATCAGGCCGATTAATTCTCGGAAATACCCAAGGCGATCGCAGTTTTTGGCAACTCCACATCGGCAAGGGACAATTACATTATGCCACCAGCACCGAAGGTAACATAGAACGGTTGCGATATGGCTTGCAGCGCCACTATCCAGCCCTCGTATCCCAAATTCCGGATCACCTGGAGGGCAATGAGTATGACTGGCTCAAGGATCGTTGGCAACGGGGTCAGTTGCCCCTGGCGAGTTTGCGCACGATTTTGCAGGGCTTGAGCCAAGAAGCCATGGCCCATTTATTAAGTTTGCGCCAAGCTAGTTTACAGTTCGATCGCCAAATTGGTCTCAGTTCCATTCTGATTTACCAAGACTTTCGGGAAGTGATTGTTCCGATCGCCGATCGGGTTCGCCATTGGCAACAACTACAACCCCATTTTGCATCGGCGCTCCAGCGCACCTACCTCAGCCAGGATCACGCCTTGACCCTGGATCACCTCCAACATGTCCAAAGCCTCTGTCCCATTCCCGGCGATGTCAATCTACCGGAACTGCTGGGTCAAAACCGCTGCCTTTATGACATAGCCACCACCCTGAGGTGCGACACCCTCAGCCTTGCCCGGGCGTTGCGGCCCTTAGTGGTGGATGGGGTTGTGGCCCTATACCCCTATGGTTGGGAGGAGCACCTGAGCCGCCCGAAGGTGGCCTGTATTGATGACAGTTCAACGGTGCAGCGGAATGTCAAATTGGTGTTGGAGTCTGCGGGTTGTCGGGTCATTAGTGTGACCCAACCCCTAGCGGCCCTATCCTCCCTAGGACGGGATGCTCCTGATCTAATTTTGCTCGACATTAATATGCCCGACTTAGATGGTTATACCCTCTGTCGGATGCTCCGTCAATGTACGGCGTTAAAGGAAACGCCCATCGTGATGTTGACAGGCCGAGATGCTTTAATTGATAAGGTTAAGGCTCGATTATTGGGGGCTTCGGACTATATTACAAAACCCTTTACCCCCTCGGATTTGACCCAGTTAATTACCAAATATATCACTGTAGAAAATACCCCATGA